From the Halococcus saccharolyticus DSM 5350 genome, the window GAGCTGGACCCGCGAGCTCGATCTCCTTTGTGATCGCTGGCGTCGTCGCACTGCTTGCGGCGGTGTCGCTATCGGAGCTAGCAACTGGAATGCCGATCGCTGGTGGCAGCTATCACTACGTCAACCGCGCGCTCGGCGGACTCTTCGGTAGCATCGTCGGCTGGGGAATGTGGTCCGGATTGATGTTCGCAAGCGCCTTCTACATGATCGGATTCGGCCAGTACATCGTCGTGCCGCTTCCGTTCCTCGATGGACGAGTGCTCGTCGTTCTGTTGGGACTCATCGGGTTGGGGCTGATCACCGGGATCAACTTCTACGGCACCGACGAGTCCAGTGGCGCACAGAACCTCATGATCGGTGCGGAACTCGTGGTCGTTCTCGCCTACGTCGCACTCGGGGTGTTCTTTATCGAGCCCGGGAACCTCCAGGACTTCGCGCCGACGGGACCGTCGGGAGTACTCGCAACGACGGGGATCGTCTTCGTGACGTACCTCGGCTTCGAGATAATCGCCACTGTCGCCGGAGAAATCGAGGAGCCAGGGCGGCTTATTCCGCTGACGATGATCCTTTCGGTGGTGTTGGTGACTATACTCTACGCGGCGATCATGATCATCAGCACCGGTGTCGTGCCGTATCAGGAACTAGGGGATTCGTTCGTCCCGGTGTCGGAAGTCGCATCGATCACTATGCTCGGGGTCATCGGAGTGGCAGCCGTCACGATCGCTGCGGCGATCGCGGCTATCTCGAGTTCAAACTCGTCGGTCCTCGCCGCCTCACGAGTCATCTACGCGATGGGACGTGATGGCTTGATGAGCGAGCGGTTGAACGTCACCCACGATCGGTTTGCCACTCCCCACCGAGCGATCATGGCGACCGGTGGAGTAACGGGACTGCTGATTCTCGTCGGACTCCAAGTACAGGAGATCGTTGCCCTGTTGGCGCAAGTAGCTAGTTTCAGCTTTCTCGTCACGTACGGATTGGTGCATATCGCTGTCGTCGTCTTCCGTCGTGCCGATCCTGACGTCTACGAACCGGACTTCGAAATTCCGGCTGCCCTGTATCCGGCTGTGCCGGTACTCGGCGTAGTGATGACCTTCGTCATCATCTCGCAGATGGAACTGCAGGTCATCCTCGTTGGGTTCGGGGTCGTCATCTTCGGCGTTGTATGGTACGTCGTCTACGTTGGAGGACAAGCGATAGAAACAGGGCTTATCGACGATGCGTTCGAGGATCCCGTTCAGGCGGCGATAGCCAAACTTCCAATAACAAGCAACGTCCCGGAAACCGTCGAACCATATCGGGTGGTCGTGCCGGTAGCGAACCCAGAGACACAACGCGAACTCTTACGGCTCGCTGCCGCCACCGCGCGTGCACACGCTGATGAGGGAACACCCGAGCTTATTGCGATCAACATCATCGAGGTCGATCCATCGACCGAGCGGAATATCGCATCCGAACGGCTCGAACATCAGCGAACTCTCCTCGCAAACGCCCGTGATATCGCGGCGGAGATGCACGTCGATCTCCGAACCAGTGCGATAACTGCCGAACAGGCTGGTGAGGCGATTCTCGACGTCATCGAAGAGGAGACAGCTGACCAAACCCTTCTGGGTTGGTCCGGAACGCTGGATCGAGAGGAGCACGCGTTCAGTTCGACGATCGATCCGGTCGTCAAGCAGGCTCCGTGTGATGTCTCACTCGTTGAGATTCAGCAGCCGTCGATCGGAACACCTGTCGCGCTGGCGGGGCCGGGACCACACTCTCCTGTGGCCGCCCGACGTGCTGTCGATTTCGCAACTGTTGATGAGACCATCCCGACTCTCCTCAACGTCCAACCACCGAATAACGATGGCGACATCACGCCGACTGAACGGGGAACTGCGGCGATCCGATGGGTCGCTGAACGGGCGGGCCTCGCCCCTGACGAATACGAATCCGAGGTCATCATCGCCCGAGACGCTGAATCAGCGATTCTCGACGCTGTTGAGGAATACGATACTGTGTGTGTCGGGCTCTCCGAGCAACGAGATATCTCACGAATTCTGTTCGGATCGATTGCAGAGCGTATCAGTCAGGAAGCTACAGGAAACGTTGGTATTATTCGTGGCACCAAACGCCTCGACCAATCTGGAATCGACGACCCACTCGCGCTGGTCGATGACCCCGAGACCATATTCGCCCAAAAATGACAATGAGCCAGCCATCATTAATGCATAACGCTCTTACGAAGCACATTATTGGTAGGGGGCCGTCCGGCGGTTTTGTTCTGGATGAGTTGATCTGGAGAGAACGGCAGGCTCCTTCGGCGGGTCAATCGAGGGTTCTACGGGCTCGGAGCGAACCCCGCTATCGCCACCAACAATCTCCTTCATAAGAGCGTTGAACATTATTTCAAATGTACATCGCATATCACCGTGCGTGGAATACAGCGATAATCTGGTAGACATATACAACTGTTCCGATGAGCGTCAGTAGCTCTCCGGTCAGAATCAGGAGCCTCAGTGGAACGACAAGGCCAACCACTTGAATGAGAAGACCACCAGCAAGGCATCCGATAGAAAGCAAGGCGGCGTGATTGGACGCCCCCCGAAAAGTCCCGATAGCGGGAGGATAGAATTGGTATGCGACGCCGACGATGGTGAGTCCCAGAAAGCCGAGCACATTGAGTCGAAAGTGAGCGAGCGCCAACGACGGCGTAAGGTGGCCGAGCGCGAATGACAACCCCAGTATGATCGCTAGTACGCCACTCGCTACGCCGGTGAGCACGCCGTAAAATCCGACACGTCGGCGCTCCGACCGGACGAACAGCACCCCATATACAAGGGCGAATCCGATCACAGCTACGGCTTCAATAACCGCGCCGAGTGCGAACCACGTACTACTGCTGCCGAGCGTCGTTGCGAGGAGTAGCGGTCCGAGCGCTCCCGCTGGAAGCACAAGGATGACGAGTCGTGCGGGTGGGGAGGCAACCAGAAATCGCGGAAGCAATCGAAATCCGAGAGCGAAGACAAGCATTGTCGCCGTTCCCGCCGCGAGCAGATGGGAGACGCGTGGAAAGTACCCGTCAAAGAGCATCGGGAGAGTAGTGTGGATCGCGACCGCTTCGTATGAGCCGATCGCCAAGTAGCCCAGTGCGACCGGAACGAACCCGTTTGCAACCCGATCTACTGAGCGTCGGTCGGCGTTCGCTTCCCCCGTTCCAGTCGCTTCTCCAGTGAGATTTCCACGGATCGTCCAGAGGAGGCCCACGAGAAACACGCCGACACCGAGTCCCCAGAGGATCGCACCAATGGGCTCAAGCCACTCCAAACCCGGTAGAACTGACGAAACGGCAAGACTACATGTTCCACCGACCGTGAGGGGAAACTGTACCGCGGGCGCACGAGTGATTTCGAGTTCACGTTCGAAATACGACGGGACGAGCGAGTAGGCCTTCCCAAAGATCATGTGGAGGACGAACCCGAACATGCCGAGCAGCACCTCCGTTCGGCGCGGGAAACCGACCAGCATACCGATCTGCCACACTAACAGGAACAGAGCACTAATGAGGACATATCGACGCGCCCACCGTGAAACGATGGCTGCGCTCATCCCGCTTCACAACAGATAGACGCTTGCCGCTGCGATCGGGATGTATTTGTCACAATCATCGATTGACTCGTTCGATAGTTGAGACTCGACCCATCTATCCGTCGTCTGCTTGTGGATCGAACTCATCGCGCCGAATCCCTGCTCTAACAGGATCGTGTTCGGCGTCCGACGGCGGTGGGGCCGTCACCAGTAATGCTTCCAACTCCGTGTCATCGGCCCTCACTCCTCGATCGGTCCCTGCTTTCACGACGACAACGTCGCCTGGCTCAACGATGTGCTCCTCTGACCCTTCGCGGATCACACCAGTTCCTGACTGGACAGCGATCGTGACGTCGCTGTCGGGGGCATGGACCGGAATGAACTGTCCTGGCCCGAAGTAGCCGAGGGCGACCTTCATCCGCTCGCTCTTTGAGACGGTCTGAGCTGCGAACTGTTCGTCGTTGTACGCGCGTTCTGTATCGAAATCAGTGCTAACCATCTATCTTATATCAAAAGGGCGTGGTTGGGCCAGATCGCTGCCCAATGTCTGTCGGTGTGACTCCCTGTCCTCCCTCTTCTGATGGGGTAGTACAAGCGTCGTCTCCTGATTCGAGGTACTCATCTTCGAGATCGGCGAGTTCGTCGTTGATCTCACCGCTTCGATGATGCATCGGATGAACGCGAACACTGACGAGATCGTATTCATGACGTTTCGTCAACCCGTTCCACGCACGGAACGAACCGACCGTAAGCGTGTGGCTCTGCGGACAGAACGGTGTCGTTGGGGTGAACTCGGCATGAAGCGTCCGTTGGTCGTCGACGTCCTCCGCATACCGATAGCCAGCACTCGGATGACGGTGGTCGAGATTGAGTTGAGCGAGGTTATAGCCGAAGGTCATGTCGTAGACTCCCCGCTCTTCGAACAACTGTTTCGTCAGGCTGTGGAACGCCGCGTGATCTTCTTGTGACAGTAGGTCTTGGCCGTCGAGAAACGTTCCTGGCTCCGGAAGATGGTCGGGAACGAACTCGTCGTACGTGTCGAAGATAGCGTCGTCTGATCCCGAGAACGGTGACGGGAAATCGGACATAGCTGCGTGTTGGATGCGAGCGAGTGTAGGTGCCGTCCCGAACCTGTTCGGGTTACCCGGGTGAATTTTGCCACCCTCCACAACGAATTCCTCTCTCAGGTGGCCGATTGACCAAATCGTGTAAGAATTGCGGAAGTTACTTCTCGACAGCAAATGATGTTACGTCTCTCGGTTGTGGTCCTCACACACCCCAAATCCATTCGGGTAAAGACATTAATTGATGACCCTCCATCCACTGATGATGTCAGCAACCAGTTCGATGTACGAAGACATCGGTGGTAACGAGGCTATCGAAGCAGTAGTTTCGGATTTCTACAAGCGCGTCCTCGACGATCCCCTTCTGGAACCATACTTCGAGGAGACCGATATGGACGCTCTCTTCGCTCACCAGGTCCAGTTCGTCAGTGCTGTGGCCGGTGGTCCCGTCGACTACGAAGGCGACGATATGCAGAATGCTCACGAGGGAATGGCCATTACCGAGGAGGCGTTCTCACACGTTGCCGGGCATCTCGCGGACGCTCTCCGCGCGAACGGTGTCTCAGAACCTCATGTCGAAACCATCATTGAGGAAGTCGCGACGCTCGAAGACGACGTCGTCGGCCAGTAGCACCCTGTAACAACTCTCTCCCAGCCAACCGGAGTGACCGCATGGCACTGCTAGATTGAGGTTGAACTGAGCGGAGTTCTTCGAGGCGGTTGGAACCATGCTCGAAGAACTCCAGGTAGAGGTCACGAACTGCTCGGATGTGCCGTTTTTGGACACGGATCGGACGAGCACGCCAGCCTGGTTGATCAGGCTGGCGTGCGCTGCTCACGCCGCCGCAGCGTCGCTGGCGGAGTGCTGCGACCTCTGCGAGTGGTTCGGCGTCAGCCGAACCCGAGCCGCCATCCACCACTGGTACCAGTCATACGCTGAACACTACGACCAGGACTTCACCGCCGAACCTGATCGTGTCGCCGTCGACGAGAAACAGATCCAACTCGAAGAAGAGCGGAAGGTCTGGCTCTACGCCGCTATCGATGTCGATTCGAAAGTCGTGCTCCACGCACGACTTTCTCAAAATCGCGGCACCGAGCCCGCAACGACATTCTTACGCGAACTCAAAGAGGAACACCGCGTCTCCGACGCGGAGTTCCTCGTCGACGGCA encodes:
- a CDS encoding group I truncated hemoglobin, which gives rise to MTLHPLMMSATSSMYEDIGGNEAIEAVVSDFYKRVLDDPLLEPYFEETDMDALFAHQVQFVSAVAGGPVDYEGDDMQNAHEGMAITEEAFSHVAGHLADALRANGVSEPHVETIIEEVATLEDDVVGQ
- a CDS encoding amino acid permease — its product is MSEEAGQLERNLGFLEAMTLGGGTMIGAGIFILPGLAAEGAGPASSISFVIAGVVALLAAVSLSELATGMPIAGGSYHYVNRALGGLFGSIVGWGMWSGLMFASAFYMIGFGQYIVVPLPFLDGRVLVVLLGLIGLGLITGINFYGTDESSGAQNLMIGAELVVVLAYVALGVFFIEPGNLQDFAPTGPSGVLATTGIVFVTYLGFEIIATVAGEIEEPGRLIPLTMILSVVLVTILYAAIMIISTGVVPYQELGDSFVPVSEVASITMLGVIGVAAVTIAAAIAAISSSNSSVLAASRVIYAMGRDGLMSERLNVTHDRFATPHRAIMATGGVTGLLILVGLQVQEIVALLAQVASFSFLVTYGLVHIAVVVFRRADPDVYEPDFEIPAALYPAVPVLGVVMTFVIISQMELQVILVGFGVVIFGVVWYVVYVGGQAIETGLIDDAFEDPVQAAIAKLPITSNVPETVEPYRVVVPVANPETQRELLRLAAATARAHADEGTPELIAINIIEVDPSTERNIASERLEHQRTLLANARDIAAEMHVDLRTSAITAEQAGEAILDVIEEETADQTLLGWSGTLDREEHAFSSTIDPVVKQAPCDVSLVEIQQPSIGTPVALAGPGPHSPVAARRAVDFATVDETIPTLLNVQPPNNDGDITPTERGTAAIRWVAERAGLAPDEYESEVIIARDAESAILDAVEEYDTVCVGLSEQRDISRILFGSIAERISQEATGNVGIIRGTKRLDQSGIDDPLALVDDPETIFAQK
- a CDS encoding IS6 family transposase, translated to MLEELQVEVTNCSDVPFLDTDRTSTPAWLIRLACAAHAAAASLAECCDLCEWFGVSRTRAAIHHWYQSYAEHYDQDFTAEPDRVAVDEKQIQLEEERKVWLYAAIDVDSKVVLHARLSQNRGTEPATTFLRELKEEHRVSDAEFLVDGMGYLTALAKTDLLGDLNYSDRNIVEKLFQTYTMRVGRFHETWNGSQPSAERWLTAYTAYYNRLRSHQALENQPPIEALEREGSI
- a CDS encoding cupin domain-containing protein — encoded protein: MVSTDFDTERAYNDEQFAAQTVSKSERMKVALGYFGPGQFIPVHAPDSDVTIAVQSGTGVIREGSEEHIVEPGDVVVVKAGTDRGVRADDTELEALLVTAPPPSDAEHDPVRAGIRRDEFDPQADDG